Proteins from one Triticum aestivum cultivar Chinese Spring chromosome 7A, IWGSC CS RefSeq v2.1, whole genome shotgun sequence genomic window:
- the LOC123147888 gene encoding uncharacterized protein: MSPFFRGAVAEDSGPGTLAMFRNKVLVRAVPVPSSSSSAPSPPFLLRQVSFSAAAPSLDLDILCCRLSRRHRLACLPQPPADALVVYQRCQSRAAAEVASEIAAAFTGASVGEEEEVVCSGALVAKAVECGLRCLTLERGWSFVGESIYAQSTFAASEERTDLCVLNVEVRSGLNDDYEFVVSPDAFRFTTLKISDVASSNVMETFQHIKEVSLDGYNLQTACAILPTLQEGHVIGFSELPPSGQILDSFTKLCSVKHGLEMNYSYHAAVKLTCGASCEKQWLPSPFVLQGPGLQPAPKSVRASKAMSSMRSFIELLKAWNFFGQSQLVIKEQLVVNCTATLPTWDKATSKLAMHTARAENSEDLRLVHPGFMAKDQSLTLDFRTPKPAVFCSSVAKLCNTKVEIAQSLDDAGTGDDTHSIKHGCQSESVVLTSSFKSQITLLKPSFSRSKRADKSKTSCSSEQSDADSSNRSSETSLPKSSLGSFPKASHANPVDSSCASLLKQVIQTSVNPKRKHAEILENSGEGGTVKVHQKDCCEKRNLDTRKSKDCAPNVPQDTASVLHIQKDVFRTKVKPTKSKSMVGKNEITAATTSKRKPEVVKDELTKKAIDHQKDVTNKVTKAKPGSVKDESTSITKTKTKPDVDKDELTAKVIDHHKRGQLRLLTVADLKCFLSAKKAKVGGSKEVLIQRATELLS; the protein is encoded by the exons ATGTCGCCATTCTTCAGAGGTGCTGTTGCAGAAGATTCAGGGCCAGGCACACTCGCCATGTTCCGCAACAAGGTCCTCGtgcgcgccgtccccgtcccctcctcttcctcctccgcaccgtcgccgccgttcctCCTCCGCCAGGTCTCCTTCTCCGCCGCCGCTCCATCCCTCGACCTCGACATCCTCTGCTGCAGGCTGTCCCGCCGCCACCGTCTCGCGTGCCTCCCCCAGCCCCCAGCCGACGCCCTCGTGGTCTACCAG AGATGCCAGTCTCGCGCGGCCGCCGAGGTGGCCTCCGAGATCGCGGCTGCCTTCACGGGCGCCTCG gttggcgaggaggaggaggtggtgtgcTCAGGCGCGCTGGTTGCAAAAGCGGTTGAGTGTGGACTGCGATGTCTGACGCTTGAGCGTGGATGGAGCTTTGTCGGGGAGAGCATATACGCCCAGTCCACGTTTGCTGCCAGTGAGGAGAGGACTGATCTCTGCGTGTTGAATGTG GAAGTCAGATCTGGACTAAATGATGATTATGAGTTTGTTGTCTCACCTGATGCATTTCGGTTTACTACACTTAAG ATCTCAGATGTTGCTAGCTCCAATGTGATGGAAACGTTCCAACATATTAAGGAAGTAAGTTTGGATGGTTATAACCTCCAGACAGCTTGTGCAATTCTTCCAACATTACAGGAAGGCCATGTGATTG GTTTTAGTGAACTACCTCCTTCTGGACAGATCTTGGACAGCTTTACAAAGCTTTGCTCAGTTAAG CATGGTTTGGAGATGAACTACAGTTATCATGCAGCAGTCAAACTGACATGCGGAGCTTCCTGCGAGAAGCAATG GTTGCCTTCTCCATTTGTCCTCCAAGGTCCGGGGCTTCAGCCTGCCCCAAAATCTGTTAGAGCATCAAAGGCAATGTCTTCCATGCGGTCTTTTATAGAATTGTTGAAAG CTTGGAATTTCTTTGGTCAGAGTCAACTAGTAATCAAG GAACAACTGGTAGTTAACTGCACAGCTACTCTGCCTACTTGGGATAAAGCCACAAGTAAACTGGCAATGCACACTGCAAGAGCCGAAAATTCAGAGGATCTTCGTTTAGTTCATCCAGGTTTTATGGCCAAAGACCAATCATTGACTTTAG ACTTCCGGACCCCCAAACCAGCTGTCTTTTGCTCTTCGGTTGCCAAATTGTGCAATACCAAAGTTGAGATAGCTCAGTCTTTGGATGATGCTGGCACTGGCGATGACACACATTCCATCAAGCATGGTTGTCAATCAGAGTCTGTTGTCCTAACCAGTTCATTCAAAT CACAAATAACATTATTGAAGCCTTCATTTAGCAGAAGTAAACGAGCAGATAAAAGCAAAACAAGCTGTTCTTCTG AACAATCTGATGCTGATAGTTCAAACAGATCGAGTGAAACCAGCCTACCAAAATCGTCACTTGGAAGTTTTCCTAAAGCAAGCCATGCTAATCCTGTCGATTCATCATGTGCAAGTCTTCTCAAGCAAGTCATTCAG ACTTCTGTGAATCCTAAAAGGAAGCATGCAGAGATTCTAGAAAACAGTGGTGAAGGAGGAACTGTAAAAG tgcaccaaaaggatTGTTGTGAAAAGAGGAACTTGGATACGAGGAAG AGTAAAGATTGTGCACCTAATGTCCCGCAAGACACAGCATCAGTGCTACATATTCAGAAGGATGTGTTTAGAACAAAAGTAAAACCGACAAAATCAAAGTCTATGGTTGGCAAGAATGAGATAACTGCTGCAACAACTTCGAAAAGAAAGCCAGAAGTTGTCAAAGACGAGCTAACCAAAAAG GCAATAGATCATCAAAAGGATGTTACTAACAAGGTGACAAAGGCAAAGCCAGGAAGTGTTAAGGATGAGTCAACTTCAATAACAAAGACAAAAACAAAGCCAGATGTTGATAAGGACGAGTTAACTGCAAAG GTGATAGATCATCATAAGCGAGGTCAGCTGCGTCTGCTTACAGTTGCTGATCTAAAGTGCTTTCTCAGTGCAAAAAAAGCAAAAGTTGGAGGTTCAAAGGAAGTGCTTATCCAAAGAGCAACTGAACTCCTTTCTTGA